One genomic segment of Nonomuraea coxensis DSM 45129 includes these proteins:
- a CDS encoding DUF6461 domain-containing protein, producing the protein MTIIDPLAPFQWLAAPEGSPSPLDVIFSVAFFRGLGPAEVVRRFSRGEDSGEEAGFSVLDEAAWEFADSSGGGDGGGHVGVFQEGEWSVVIEPMGWLVTLHEVLPRLSRGCEVVAITRHDYAAEHSFEYAVDGRCVTGYRLRHPHDRYGSDPDRLNGHMRELGMALVLSEDDDATWELNYDTAVPRAFALAARITGVSFTPDLLARPMLVGPIVDPFGPDLHGASGCHDGTGDRAASAAVDGCSGSYVRRYGEGL; encoded by the coding sequence ATGACGATCATCGATCCGCTGGCGCCGTTCCAGTGGCTGGCCGCGCCCGAGGGTTCCCCCAGCCCGCTGGACGTGATCTTCAGCGTGGCCTTCTTCCGCGGGCTCGGCCCGGCCGAGGTGGTGCGGCGGTTCAGCCGGGGCGAGGACTCCGGGGAGGAGGCCGGCTTCTCCGTGCTCGACGAGGCCGCCTGGGAGTTCGCCGACAGTAGTGGCGGCGGCGACGGAGGCGGCCACGTCGGCGTCTTCCAGGAGGGGGAGTGGTCCGTCGTCATCGAGCCGATGGGCTGGCTGGTCACGCTCCACGAGGTGCTGCCCCGGCTGTCGCGCGGCTGCGAGGTCGTGGCGATCACCCGGCACGACTACGCCGCCGAGCACAGCTTCGAGTACGCCGTCGACGGCAGGTGCGTCACCGGCTACCGGCTGCGGCACCCTCACGACCGTTACGGCTCCGACCCCGACCGGCTCAACGGCCACATGCGCGAGCTCGGCATGGCGCTGGTCCTGTCCGAGGACGACGACGCCACCTGGGAGCTCAACTACGACACCGCCGTGCCCAGGGCGTTCGCGCTCGCGGCGCGGATCACGGGCGTGTCGTTCACGCCCGACCTGCTCGCCCGGCCGATGCTCGTGGGTCCCATCGTGGACCCGTTCGGGCCGGACCTCCATGGGGCTAGTGGATGCCATGACGGGACCGGGGATCGTGCCGCTTCTGCAGCCGTAGATGGGTGTTCAGGCTCGTATGTGCGAAGGTATGGTGAGGGCTTGTGA
- a CDS encoding ABC transporter ATP-binding protein: MTLDARLVVVRPAFTLDVALRVAAGEVVALLGPNGAGKTTALRALAGLTGLSAGEIVLGGRPLHTLAAEERPIGMVFQDYLLFPHLSALDNVAFGPRCQGVPKAEARRAAAELLERVGLAGQTVAKPRHLSGGQAQRVALARALAVRPELLLLDEPLAALDAHTRLEIRSQLRRHLADFAGATVLVTHDPLDAMVLADRLVVIEHGAIVQQGPPAEVARRPRTDYVARLVGLNLYRGVADGALVTVGELPLHTSGHLDGPAFVAFPPSAVALYRSRPDGSPRNLWQATIGGIERHGDNMRVHLDGPVTAFADITPAAVADLDLTPGRRVWASVKATETHAYPA; encoded by the coding sequence ATGACCCTCGACGCCCGCCTGGTGGTCGTCCGGCCCGCGTTCACCCTCGACGTCGCCCTGCGCGTCGCCGCCGGCGAGGTGGTCGCGCTGCTCGGCCCCAACGGCGCGGGCAAGACCACCGCGCTGCGCGCCCTCGCCGGGCTGACCGGGCTGTCGGCGGGCGAGATCGTCCTCGGTGGCCGCCCGCTGCACACGCTGGCCGCCGAGGAGCGTCCCATCGGCATGGTGTTCCAGGACTACCTGCTCTTCCCCCACCTGTCCGCCCTGGACAACGTCGCCTTCGGGCCGCGCTGCCAGGGCGTGCCCAAGGCCGAGGCCCGCCGCGCCGCCGCCGAGCTCCTGGAGCGGGTCGGCCTGGCCGGCCAGACCGTCGCCAAGCCGCGGCACCTGTCCGGCGGGCAGGCGCAGCGGGTGGCGCTCGCCCGCGCGCTGGCCGTACGGCCGGAGCTGCTGCTGCTGGACGAGCCGCTCGCCGCCCTCGACGCCCACACCCGGCTGGAGATCCGCTCCCAGCTCCGGCGGCACCTGGCGGACTTCGCCGGCGCCACCGTGCTGGTCACCCACGACCCTCTCGACGCGATGGTCCTGGCCGACCGGCTGGTCGTCATCGAGCACGGCGCGATCGTCCAGCAGGGCCCGCCGGCGGAGGTCGCCCGCCGCCCGCGCACCGACTACGTGGCCCGCCTGGTGGGGCTCAACCTGTACCGGGGCGTGGCCGACGGGGCGCTGGTCACGGTGGGCGAGCTGCCGCTGCACACCTCAGGGCACCTGGACGGGCCGGCGTTCGTCGCCTTCCCGCCGTCCGCCGTCGCGCTCTACCGCAGCCGCCCCGACGGCAGCCCGCGCAACCTGTGGCAGGCCACGATCGGCGGCATCGAACGGCACGGCGACAACATGCGCGTGCACCTCGACGGCCCCGTCACGGCCTTCGCCGACATCACGCCCGCCGCCGTCGCCGACCTCGACCTGACCCCGGGCCGGCGCGTCTGGGCGTCGGTCAAGGCGACGGAGACCCACGCCTATCCCGCGTGA
- a CDS encoding ABC transporter permease yields MSPSTPEHADLPGPPSEAGRASGAGSAARARPVAGREVAGRLPWMLVLPAVAGLVFLVLPLAGLLIRAPWPTLLERLAEPHVLEALRLSLVCATVATAFCLLLGVPLAWLLARVDFPGRRLVRALVTVPLVLPPVVGGVALLLVLGRRGLAGQWLEATFGVTLPFTTAGVIVAEAFVAMPFLVISVEGALRGADQRFEEAAATLGASRWTVFRRVTLPMVMPGVVAGAVLCWARALGEFGATITFAGNFPGTTRTMPLAVYLALETEPEAAIVLSLVLLAVSVVILASLRDRWVSAS; encoded by the coding sequence ATGAGCCCTTCGACACCCGAGCACGCCGACCTGCCCGGCCCGCCTTCCGAGGCCGGGCGGGCTTCCGGAGCCGGCTCGGCGGCGAGGGCGCGGCCGGTCGCGGGCCGGGAGGTCGCCGGGCGGCTGCCGTGGATGCTGGTGCTGCCCGCCGTCGCGGGCCTGGTCTTCCTGGTGCTGCCGCTGGCCGGGCTGCTGATCCGCGCTCCCTGGCCGACCTTGCTGGAGCGGCTGGCCGAGCCACACGTGCTGGAGGCGCTGCGGCTGTCGCTGGTGTGCGCCACCGTCGCCACCGCCTTCTGCCTGCTGCTCGGGGTGCCGCTCGCCTGGCTGCTGGCCCGCGTCGACTTCCCCGGGCGGCGGCTGGTGCGGGCGCTGGTCACGGTGCCGCTGGTGCTGCCGCCGGTCGTGGGCGGCGTGGCGCTGCTGCTGGTGCTCGGCCGGCGCGGGCTCGCCGGGCAGTGGCTGGAGGCGACCTTCGGCGTCACGCTGCCGTTCACCACCGCCGGGGTGATCGTGGCGGAGGCGTTCGTGGCGATGCCGTTCCTCGTGATCAGCGTGGAGGGCGCGCTGCGCGGCGCCGACCAGCGCTTCGAGGAGGCCGCCGCGACGCTCGGCGCCTCCCGCTGGACCGTCTTCCGGCGCGTGACGCTGCCGATGGTCATGCCCGGCGTGGTGGCCGGGGCGGTGCTGTGCTGGGCGCGGGCGCTCGGCGAGTTCGGCGCGACCATCACCTTCGCCGGCAACTTCCCCGGCACCACCCGCACCATGCCGCTGGCCGTCTACCTCGCGCTGGAGACCGAGCCGGAGGCCGCCATCGTGCTCAGCCTCGTGCTGCTGGCCGTCTCGGTGGTCATCCTGGCCAGCCTGCGCGACCGGTGGGTGAGCGCCTCATGA
- the modA gene encoding molybdate ABC transporter substrate-binding protein: MVFRRLSRWAIALPVTLALAGLSACGSGEPAAAPAPGSSSVAGGGAGEVTVFAAASLTGTFTELGKAFEAARPGTTVRFNFGSSATLAQQIVQGAPADVFAAASPATMKTVTDASLAASPATFVRNKLQIAVPKDNPAGVDELKDLTDAKVKVALCAEQVPCGAAAVKALDAAGLKVTPVTLEQDVKATLTKVELGEVDAALVYRTDVIAAAGKVTGIEFPEADQAVNDYPIAALAKAPAGGLAGAFVDLVLSRQGRDVLTRAGFEAP; the protein is encoded by the coding sequence TTGGTGTTCAGGCGTCTTTCCCGATGGGCGATCGCCCTGCCCGTCACGCTCGCGCTGGCGGGCCTGTCCGCCTGCGGTTCCGGCGAGCCCGCCGCGGCTCCTGCTCCGGGCTCGTCCTCGGTCGCCGGCGGCGGGGCCGGGGAGGTGACGGTGTTCGCGGCGGCGTCGCTGACCGGGACGTTCACCGAGCTCGGCAAGGCGTTCGAGGCCGCGCGTCCGGGCACCACCGTGCGGTTCAACTTCGGCTCCAGCGCGACGCTGGCCCAGCAGATCGTCCAGGGGGCTCCGGCGGACGTGTTCGCCGCGGCGAGCCCGGCCACGATGAAGACCGTCACCGACGCCTCCCTGGCGGCCTCGCCGGCCACGTTCGTCCGCAACAAGCTGCAGATCGCCGTGCCGAAGGACAACCCGGCCGGGGTGGACGAGCTGAAGGACCTCACCGACGCCAAGGTGAAGGTGGCGCTGTGCGCCGAGCAGGTGCCGTGCGGCGCGGCGGCGGTCAAGGCGCTGGACGCCGCCGGGCTGAAGGTCACCCCGGTCACCCTGGAGCAGGACGTCAAGGCCACCCTCACCAAGGTCGAGCTGGGCGAGGTGGACGCGGCGCTGGTCTACAGGACCGACGTGATCGCCGCGGCGGGCAAGGTGACCGGCATCGAGTTCCCCGAGGCGGACCAGGCCGTCAACGACTACCCGATCGCCGCCCTCGCCAAGGCCCCCGCCGGCGGCCTGGCCGGCGCGTTCGTGGACCTGGTGCTGTCGCGGCAGGGCAGGGACGTGCTGACCAGGGCCGGCTTCGAGGCTCCCTGA
- a CDS encoding TOBE domain-containing protein, with protein MTTFRISEAAALLGVSSDTVRRWVDAGRLTAERDEHGHRRVNGGDLAAFARAQVEQVDGGRSSARNRFRGIVTEVIRDAVMAQVEIAAGPFRVVSLMSRQAADELGLEPGVVADAVIKSTNVVVEIPGHERVAGHV; from the coding sequence GTGACGACGTTCCGGATCAGCGAGGCCGCGGCGCTGCTCGGGGTCAGCTCCGACACCGTCCGCCGATGGGTGGACGCGGGGCGGCTGACGGCCGAGCGGGACGAGCACGGCCACCGGCGGGTGAACGGCGGCGACCTGGCCGCCTTCGCCCGCGCGCAGGTCGAACAGGTGGACGGCGGCCGTTCGTCGGCGCGCAACCGCTTTCGCGGGATCGTCACCGAGGTGATCCGCGACGCCGTGATGGCGCAGGTGGAGATCGCCGCGGGGCCGTTCCGGGTGGTGTCGCTGATGAGCCGCCAGGCCGCCGACGAGCTGGGCCTGGAGCCGGGGGTGGTGGCGGACGCCGTGATCAAGTCCACCAACGTCGTCGTGGAGATCCCCGGTCACGAGCGTGTGGCCGGCCACGTGTGA
- a CDS encoding SpoIIE family protein phosphatase, whose amino-acid sequence MVRTAGTTRRTDGGPPAPDAGMERFARLAASVMGAPVALVALAGADRLELPGLVGLKEGRDALRRPPLSRSLSGRVVATGEPLIVTDLRDDARFSSRETLAERQWGLVSYAGMPLTAYGQVVGVLCAACPGAREWTGAQLADLSDLASACSAELRSRAAARSALMAQQDAERDHRVAERARAVAEQAGVRAQAGWDAAELLLRASQELAGAATLHDVQHLLRDLVSEPLKPVHTSLSLIQDGRLRPAQDTGPDKGPVPPGAEPAVSCALDADHPLAQAARGRRLVSAGDPGELARAYGEAVAGAFALLDVRALVCVPLTHAGAVHGVLLIGWGEPHDAGPSERAVLTAIAGYVGQAVQRAGVLDERVSVARQLQSAMLTDLPDGQGLGLAALYLAAAADDLVGGDWYDAFPLPGPAASALAVAVGDITGHDMQAATVMGQTRAMLRQAVLDHPGLGPAAAVTALQQACGVLSLPLSGTLLLGHLAAVPRSRNWSFTWTNAGHPPPLLARPGEPVECQEEHGLMLFPGLDPGPRHDHRTHLEPGTVLLLYTDGLVDRPGTTVDEATAGIARVLAACRDLPLPDLLNAVAAEAGPHPDDDIALLAIRVPHGQEGQAVLSQSRVKRAKTMPPVSPIS is encoded by the coding sequence ATGGTGAGGACGGCCGGGACGACCCGGCGCACGGACGGCGGGCCGCCGGCCCCCGACGCGGGGATGGAGCGGTTCGCCCGGCTGGCGGCGAGCGTCATGGGCGCGCCCGTGGCGCTGGTGGCGCTGGCCGGGGCGGACCGGCTGGAACTGCCCGGCCTGGTCGGGCTCAAGGAGGGGCGGGACGCCCTGCGCCGCCCGCCGCTGTCGCGTTCGCTGTCCGGGCGGGTGGTGGCGACCGGCGAGCCGCTGATCGTGACCGACCTGCGGGACGACGCCCGCTTCTCCTCGCGGGAGACGCTCGCCGAGCGGCAGTGGGGCCTGGTCTCCTACGCCGGGATGCCCCTGACCGCGTACGGCCAGGTGGTGGGCGTGCTGTGCGCGGCCTGCCCCGGCGCGCGGGAGTGGACCGGCGCGCAACTGGCGGACCTGTCGGACCTGGCCTCCGCCTGCTCGGCGGAGCTGCGGTCGCGGGCCGCCGCGAGGAGCGCGCTGATGGCGCAGCAGGACGCCGAGCGGGACCACCGCGTCGCCGAGCGGGCCAGGGCGGTCGCCGAACAGGCGGGCGTGCGCGCCCAGGCCGGGTGGGACGCCGCCGAGCTGCTGCTGCGCGCCTCGCAGGAACTGGCCGGCGCGGCCACGCTGCACGACGTGCAGCACCTGCTGCGCGACCTGGTCAGCGAGCCGCTCAAGCCCGTGCACACGAGCCTCAGCCTGATCCAGGACGGGCGGCTGCGCCCCGCGCAGGACACGGGGCCGGACAAGGGGCCGGTGCCGCCCGGCGCCGAGCCCGCCGTCTCCTGCGCCCTGGACGCGGACCACCCGCTGGCCCAGGCGGCCAGGGGGCGGCGGCTGGTCTCGGCCGGCGACCCCGGCGAACTGGCCCGCGCGTACGGCGAGGCCGTCGCGGGCGCGTTCGCCCTGCTCGACGTCCGCGCGCTGGTGTGCGTGCCGCTGACGCACGCCGGCGCGGTGCACGGGGTGCTGCTGATCGGCTGGGGCGAGCCGCACGACGCGGGCCCTTCGGAGCGGGCGGTGCTCACCGCGATCGCCGGCTACGTCGGCCAGGCGGTCCAGCGGGCCGGCGTGCTGGACGAACGGGTCAGCGTCGCCCGCCAGCTGCAGAGCGCGATGCTGACCGACCTGCCGGACGGTCAGGGCCTCGGCCTCGCCGCGCTCTACCTGGCCGCGGCGGCCGACGACCTCGTGGGCGGCGACTGGTACGACGCCTTCCCGCTGCCGGGCCCGGCGGCCTCCGCCCTGGCCGTCGCGGTCGGGGACATCACCGGCCACGACATGCAGGCCGCCACCGTCATGGGGCAGACCCGCGCCATGCTGCGCCAGGCCGTGCTCGACCATCCGGGGCTGGGGCCCGCGGCCGCCGTCACCGCGCTCCAGCAGGCGTGCGGCGTGCTGAGCCTGCCTTTGAGCGGCACGCTCCTCCTCGGCCACCTGGCCGCGGTCCCGAGGTCCAGGAACTGGAGCTTCACCTGGACCAACGCGGGACATCCGCCGCCGCTGCTGGCGCGCCCCGGCGAGCCGGTGGAGTGCCAGGAGGAGCACGGTCTCATGCTGTTCCCCGGCCTGGACCCGGGCCCGCGCCACGACCACCGGACGCACCTGGAGCCGGGCACCGTCCTGCTGCTCTACACCGACGGGCTCGTCGACCGGCCGGGCACCACCGTCGACGAGGCGACGGCCGGGATCGCCCGCGTGCTGGCCGCCTGCCGGGACCTGCCGCTGCCCGACCTGCTGAACGCCGTGGCCGCGGAGGCCGGGCCGCACCCGGACGACGACATCGCGCTGCTCGCCATCCGGGTGCCGCACGGGCAGGAGGGTCAGGCGGTCCTCAGCCAGTCGAGGGTGAAGCGGGCGAAGACGATGCCGCCGGTGTCGCCGATCTCGTAG
- a CDS encoding sialidase family protein, whose translation MATSTDGGRTFGAATASPVLNDPLCNADELSYLTPAQRGANGAPVRTATALYSGNAHTSARNDLTVRLSTDDGATWPVRALIKTGTAGYSTMAVLANGQVGVLYEIGDTGGIVFARFTLDWLRTA comes from the coding sequence GTGGCCACCTCCACCGACGGCGGCCGGACGTTCGGCGCCGCCACGGCCAGCCCGGTGCTCAACGACCCGCTGTGCAACGCCGACGAGCTGTCCTACCTCACGCCCGCGCAGCGGGGCGCGAACGGCGCGCCCGTCCGCACCGCGACGGCCCTCTACAGCGGCAACGCCCACACGAGCGCCCGGAACGACCTGACCGTGCGCCTGTCCACCGACGACGGCGCCACCTGGCCGGTCAGGGCGCTGATCAAGACCGGCACGGCCGGCTACTCCACCATGGCCGTGCTGGCGAACGGCCAGGTCGGCGTGCTCTACGAGATCGGCGACACCGGCGGCATCGTCTTCGCCCGCTTCACCCTCGACTGGCTGAGGACCGCCTGA
- a CDS encoding alpha/beta hydrolase, whose product MEEIIAMRPQEPDWDTVTAEELLAFREAENRFRASAAARRVTGDPEPGASIGWRQVSLPGREVPVRVHRPDGGGPDLPLVLHVHGGGFVGTATQSDWVTSHLAVRLPAVVVSVEHRLLAPGTPLTAAADDGWDVLRHVVEHAARWGVDPARAAVFGESCGGLISALAAIRAREAGLALRAQVLVNTAADVTGAMFDHPSAARYADSPALSMPQLRLFRRLAVQPGTDARALSPLHADELGGLAPALLVVPAEDPIADHGRRYAERLRAAGTSARLTEYAGAGHAFLSMPGLVPQAEAARAEILGFLAAHL is encoded by the coding sequence ATGGAAGAGATCATCGCGATGCGTCCGCAGGAGCCGGACTGGGACACGGTCACGGCCGAGGAACTGCTCGCCTTCCGCGAGGCGGAGAACCGGTTCCGGGCGTCCGCCGCGGCCCGCAGGGTCACCGGCGACCCGGAGCCGGGCGCCTCGATCGGCTGGCGGCAGGTGTCCCTGCCCGGCCGCGAGGTCCCCGTACGGGTGCACCGGCCCGACGGCGGCGGCCCGGACCTGCCGCTCGTGCTGCACGTGCACGGGGGCGGCTTCGTCGGCACGGCGACGCAGAGCGACTGGGTGACCAGCCATCTCGCCGTACGGCTGCCCGCCGTCGTCGTCTCGGTCGAGCACCGCCTCCTCGCTCCGGGGACCCCGCTGACGGCGGCGGCCGACGACGGCTGGGACGTCCTCAGGCACGTGGTGGAGCACGCCGCGCGGTGGGGTGTCGACCCGGCGCGGGCCGCCGTCTTCGGCGAGAGCTGCGGCGGGCTGATCAGCGCACTGGCGGCGATCCGGGCCAGGGAGGCCGGTCTCGCCCTGCGGGCGCAGGTGCTGGTCAACACCGCGGCCGACGTGACCGGGGCGATGTTCGACCATCCCTCGGCCGCCAGGTACGCCGACAGCCCGGCACTGTCCATGCCGCAGTTGCGGCTCTTCCGGCGGCTCGCCGTGCAGCCGGGGACCGACGCCCGCGCCCTCTCGCCGCTGCACGCGGACGAACTGGGCGGGCTGGCGCCCGCGCTCCTCGTGGTGCCGGCCGAGGACCCGATCGCCGATCACGGCCGCCGCTACGCCGAACGGCTGCGCGCGGCCGGCACGTCAGCGCGGCTCACCGAGTACGCCGGCGCGGGTCACGCCTTCCTCAGCATGCCGGGCCTGGTGCCCCAGGCCGAGGCTGCGCGGGCCGAGATCCTCGGCTTCCTCGCCGCCCACCTCTGA
- a CDS encoding aromatic ring-hydroxylating oxygenase subunit alpha produces the protein MSPETTPGFARVAAGYHPDPALSMSLHADAYTDPAWFAVDQREIFGRTWQWLCHGEKLREPGGYVAATVAGMPIVAVRDEAGTLRAFYNVCKHRAHELLSGSGVRRSIVCPYHAWTYDLTGRLRRARHTGGMPGFDASAVCLDRIQVTEFAGMVYVNLDPGAAPPAEQAPGLEAEILARAPDVARLTLARRLTYDIASNWKNVVDNFLECYHCHVAHKDFVSLVDMSTYKVTTYGIHSSHMASAGTGANSAYDVSGATVTEHAVWWLWPNTCLLRYPGRGNFMVLQIIPDGPERTRETWDFYLETAEPDEAELDSIRYIDEVLQVEDIALVESVQRGMRTPAFTQGKIVYDPDGGGLSEHAVHHFHGLVLDAYRRAGA, from the coding sequence GTGAGCCCGGAGACGACCCCCGGCTTCGCGCGCGTCGCCGCCGGCTACCACCCCGATCCCGCGTTGTCGATGTCCCTGCACGCCGACGCCTACACCGATCCCGCGTGGTTCGCCGTGGACCAGCGGGAGATCTTCGGCCGTACGTGGCAGTGGCTGTGCCACGGCGAGAAACTGCGTGAGCCGGGCGGCTACGTGGCGGCCACGGTGGCCGGCATGCCGATCGTGGCCGTCAGGGACGAGGCCGGCACGCTGCGGGCGTTCTACAACGTGTGCAAGCACCGGGCGCACGAGCTGCTGTCGGGCTCGGGGGTGCGGCGCAGCATCGTGTGCCCGTACCACGCCTGGACCTACGACCTGACCGGCCGGCTGCGGCGGGCCCGCCACACCGGCGGGATGCCGGGCTTCGACGCCTCCGCGGTGTGCCTGGACCGGATCCAGGTGACCGAGTTCGCCGGCATGGTCTACGTCAACCTCGACCCGGGGGCGGCCCCGCCGGCGGAGCAGGCGCCCGGTCTGGAGGCGGAGATCCTGGCCCGCGCCCCGGACGTGGCGCGGCTGACCCTCGCCCGCCGGCTCACCTACGACATCGCCTCCAACTGGAAGAACGTCGTCGACAACTTCCTGGAGTGCTACCACTGCCACGTGGCGCACAAGGACTTCGTGTCCCTGGTGGACATGAGCACCTACAAGGTCACCACGTACGGGATCCACTCCAGTCACATGGCGAGCGCCGGCACGGGCGCGAACTCCGCCTACGACGTGTCGGGCGCGACGGTCACGGAGCACGCGGTCTGGTGGCTGTGGCCCAACACGTGCCTGCTGCGTTATCCCGGCCGCGGGAACTTCATGGTGCTGCAGATCATCCCCGACGGGCCCGAGCGCACCCGCGAGACGTGGGACTTCTACCTGGAGACCGCCGAGCCCGACGAGGCGGAGCTGGACAGCATCCGCTACATCGACGAGGTGCTCCAGGTGGAGGACATCGCCCTGGTGGAGAGCGTCCAGCGCGGCATGCGCACCCCCGCCTTCACCCAGGGAAAGATCGTGTACGACCCGGACGGGGGCGGCCTGTCCGAGCACGCCGTCCACCACTTCCACGGGCTGGTGCTCGACGCGTACCGGCGTGCCGGTGCGTGA
- a CDS encoding cold-shock protein — protein sequence MATGTVKWFNSEKGFGFIAQDGGGADVFAHYSSIVSNGGYRELVEGQKVSFDVVQGQKGLQAENIVAA from the coding sequence ATGGCCACCGGCACCGTCAAGTGGTTCAACTCGGAAAAGGGCTTCGGCTTCATCGCGCAGGACGGCGGCGGCGCCGACGTCTTCGCCCACTACTCCAGCATCGTCTCCAACGGCGGCTACCGCGAGCTGGTCGAGGGCCAGAAGGTGTCCTTCGACGTCGTCCAGGGCCAGAAGGGCCTGCAGGCGGAGAACATCGTCGCCGCCTGA